CCGCGCCCGCGCTGGCCTGCGGCAACGCGATGGTGTTCAAGCCCTCCGAAACCACGCCACTTTCGGCGCTGAAGGTCGCCGAGATCCTGACCGAGGCCGGCGCCCCGCCGGGGCTGTTCAATGTGGTGCAGGGCGCGGGCGACGTCGGGCAGCGCCTGGTGACAGACCCGCGCGTTGCCAAGGTCTCGCTCACGGGGTCGGTGCCGACAGGGCGCAAGGTCTATGCCGCGGCGGCGGCAGAGATGAAGCATGTCACGATGGAACTGGGCGGCAAGTCGCCGCTCCTGGTCTTCGACGACGCCGATCTCGACAACGCGGTGGGCGGCGCGATCCTCGGCAATTTCTATTCCTCGGGACAGGTCTGTTCCAACGGCACGCGCGTCTTCGTTCAAACGGGGATCAAGAAGGCGTTTCTGACCCGCCTGGCCGAGCGGCTGAACGGCGCCGTGATCGGCGACCCGCTGGACGAGGCCACGAATTTCGGCCCGCTGGTCAGCGAAGGGCAGTTGAACATCGTGATGCGCTATATCGAGACGGGTCTTGCAGAGGGTGCGCGGCTGGTGACAGGGGGCCAGCGGCTGGACCGGGCGGGGTATTTCCTGCGGCCGGCGGTCTTTGCCGACGTGACCGACGACATGACCATCGCGCGCGAGGAAATCTTCGGCCCGGTCCTGTCGGTCCTGGACTTCACGGACGAGGCCGAAGCGGTGGACCGTGCCAACGCCACCGACTACGGCCTGTCGGCGGGCCTCTTCACCCGCGACATTTCCCGCGCGCACCGGGTGATCGGAGCACTCCGGGCCGGGACCTGCTTCGTCAACTCCTACAACGACGCGCCGGTGGAAATGCCCTTCGGCGGGGTGAAGATGTCCGGTGTCGGGCGCGAGAACGCTAAGGCCGCCATCGAGCACTACAGCCAGGTGAAATCCGTCTATGTCCGCATGGGCGACGTGGAGGCCCCCTTCTGATGCAGGCAGACTACGTCATCGTCGGGGCGGGCAGCGCGGGCTGCGCGATCGCGTATCGGCTGGCCGAGGCGGGCAAACGGGTGCTGGTCATCGAACATGGCGGCTCGGATGCCGGGCCGCTGATCCAGATGCCCGGCGCGCTGAGCTACCCGATGAACATGGCGCGCTACGATTGGGGCTACCGCACA
This genomic window from Rhodovulum sp. ES.010 contains:
- the betB gene encoding betaine-aldehyde dehydrogenase yields the protein MTQDTQPTASHYIDGAYLEDTSGDAMAVIYPATGARIARVHAATPDVIDRALAAAEAAQADWARLPGRERGRVLIRAAEIMRARNRDLSILETYDTGKPLQETLVADAASGADALEYFGGLAGSLTGEHIPLGDDWAYTVREPLGVCVGIGAWNYPTQIACWKAAPALACGNAMVFKPSETTPLSALKVAEILTEAGAPPGLFNVVQGAGDVGQRLVTDPRVAKVSLTGSVPTGRKVYAAAAAEMKHVTMELGGKSPLLVFDDADLDNAVGGAILGNFYSSGQVCSNGTRVFVQTGIKKAFLTRLAERLNGAVIGDPLDEATNFGPLVSEGQLNIVMRYIETGLAEGARLVTGGQRLDRAGYFLRPAVFADVTDDMTIAREEIFGPVLSVLDFTDEAEAVDRANATDYGLSAGLFTRDISRAHRVIGALRAGTCFVNSYNDAPVEMPFGGVKMSGVGRENAKAAIEHYSQVKSVYVRMGDVEAPF